Proteins found in one Pseudomonas sp. P8_241 genomic segment:
- a CDS encoding PLP-dependent aminotransferase family protein, whose product MTNEPLSLSFNPAGIELDRRQGLSRQLYQALRMRVLDGRLASGTRLPASRDLAVALAISRNSVVRAYDQLYAEGFIEGRVGDGTYVAQLPQSALAPKKLSTKVSTGFSTGLPTALSTNRGDLPVDPSSKVIHSSALGRVEKHHLPTPPSGPPRAFRVGVPAFDLFPFEVWAKLNAAFWRKPDLQQLCYGDPAGDARLRGMIAAYLRSSRGMQCTAEQIVITSGAQQGISLCAQLLVEPGDGVAIENPGYRAAGHAFAVAGARLHGVTVDSEGIDCTELAALGDCRLAYVTPSHQYPTGVVMSLARRLELLAWAERTQGWIVEDDYDGEYRYSGAPLAPLAALDRNGRVLYVGTFGKVAFPALRLGYLVLPPGLVDAFAQRRAVDVRHSEVSTQVVMAEFMATGHFQRHIRRMRRAALSRRNALMSGWPVDIPGVGSLPGVAAGLHMTVPVKSLERERELVEKASSVGVEINRLSSYWLPDSPTPQDQRAGLVLGFAAVPEAAIATALEQLNKAWRD is encoded by the coding sequence ATGACCAACGAGCCACTGTCCTTGTCATTCAACCCTGCGGGTATTGAGCTTGATCGCCGTCAGGGGTTGAGCCGTCAGCTCTATCAAGCGTTGCGGATGCGGGTGCTGGACGGACGTCTGGCCAGTGGCACACGCTTGCCGGCGAGCCGCGATCTGGCGGTGGCGTTGGCGATTTCCCGTAACAGCGTAGTGCGTGCCTACGATCAGCTCTATGCCGAAGGATTTATTGAGGGTCGGGTCGGAGACGGGACTTATGTCGCACAACTGCCTCAGAGTGCGTTGGCGCCAAAAAAACTATCCACAAAAGTATCCACAGGCTTTTCAACAGGGTTACCCACAGCCTTATCCACAAATCGGGGTGATTTGCCTGTTGATCCATCCAGTAAAGTTATCCACAGCAGTGCACTGGGGCGTGTAGAAAAACACCATTTGCCCACGCCGCCGAGTGGTCCGCCTCGGGCGTTTCGGGTCGGTGTTCCGGCGTTTGATCTGTTTCCTTTCGAGGTCTGGGCCAAGCTGAATGCGGCTTTCTGGCGTAAGCCGGATTTGCAGCAGCTGTGTTACGGCGACCCGGCGGGTGATGCGCGATTGCGTGGAATGATCGCCGCGTATTTGCGCAGTTCCCGTGGCATGCAATGCACGGCTGAACAAATTGTGATCACCAGTGGCGCACAGCAGGGAATTAGCCTTTGTGCACAGCTGCTGGTGGAGCCGGGAGATGGGGTCGCCATAGAAAATCCGGGGTATCGAGCGGCCGGGCATGCGTTCGCGGTGGCGGGGGCTCGATTGCACGGCGTAACGGTGGACAGCGAAGGCATCGACTGTACTGAGTTGGCCGCGCTTGGCGATTGTCGTTTGGCCTATGTCACGCCCTCGCACCAGTACCCGACCGGGGTGGTCATGAGCCTGGCGCGTCGCCTGGAGTTGCTGGCCTGGGCCGAGCGCACCCAAGGCTGGATCGTCGAGGACGACTACGACGGCGAATACCGTTACAGCGGCGCACCTTTGGCACCGCTGGCGGCACTCGATCGTAATGGGCGGGTGTTGTACGTCGGCACCTTCGGCAAGGTGGCCTTCCCGGCCTTGCGCCTGGGGTATCTGGTGTTGCCGCCGGGGTTGGTGGATGCCTTCGCGCAACGCCGCGCGGTGGATGTGCGCCATTCTGAAGTCAGTACGCAGGTCGTGATGGCCGAATTCATGGCTACCGGGCACTTCCAGCGGCATATCCGACGTATGCGCCGCGCCGCCTTGAGTCGACGCAACGCGTTGATGAGCGGTTGGCCTGTGGATATTCCCGGTGTGGGCAGCCTGCCCGGTGTGGCGGCGGGTCTGCACATGACCGTGCCGGTAAAGAGTCTGGAGCGCGAACGTGAACTGGTTGAAAAGGCCTCCAGTGTCGGCGTGGAAATCAATCGCCTGAGCAGCTATTGGCTGCCCGACTCACCAACCCCGCAAGATCAGCGTGCAGGCCTGGTCCTGGGGTTTGCCGCTGTGCCTGAAGCAGCGATAGCGACAGCCCTTGAACAGCTCAATAAAGCCTGGCGCGACTAA
- a CDS encoding FMN-binding negative transcriptional regulator translates to MYTPKAFAIDDLQEMQQQILDTRLALLVTHGEQGLQASHLPLLLDAEQGPNGTLYGHFAKANPQWKELQSGAEALVIFAGADAYVSPGFYPGKAENGKVVPTWNYVAVHAYGSAEVFTDAERLLKLVSALTDRHEAGRAQPWKVADAPVDYIEGMLRAIVGFALPVQRLEGKRKLSQNRNAADIAGVREGLSASRDVHDQTLAHLMPKE, encoded by the coding sequence ATGTACACGCCAAAAGCCTTCGCCATCGACGACCTGCAGGAAATGCAGCAACAGATACTCGACACCCGCCTCGCGCTGCTGGTCACCCACGGTGAGCAAGGCCTGCAGGCTAGCCATCTACCGCTACTGCTTGATGCCGAGCAAGGGCCAAACGGAACGCTGTACGGTCATTTCGCCAAAGCCAATCCGCAATGGAAGGAGCTGCAAAGCGGCGCTGAAGCATTGGTCATTTTTGCCGGCGCCGACGCCTACGTCAGCCCCGGGTTTTACCCAGGCAAAGCTGAAAACGGCAAAGTCGTGCCGACCTGGAATTATGTCGCCGTCCACGCTTACGGCAGTGCTGAAGTGTTCACCGACGCCGAGCGCCTGCTCAAGCTGGTCAGCGCTCTGACAGACCGCCATGAAGCGGGCCGCGCCCAACCCTGGAAAGTCGCTGACGCACCCGTCGACTACATCGAAGGAATGCTCAGAGCCATCGTCGGCTTTGCCCTGCCCGTCCAACGCCTGGAAGGCAAGCGCAAGCTCAGCCAGAACCGCAATGCCGCCGACATCGCAGGCGTGCGCGAAGGGCTGAGCGCCAGCCGCGACGTGCATGACCAGACCCTCGCCCATTTAATGCCCAAGGAATGA
- a CDS encoding GNAT family N-acetyltransferase → MSQIEIRQVSADDQAAWLPLWQAYLRFYKTELPQTVTQNTWQRMLDPNEPTHAALAWADGKAVGIVHFIYHRSNWAIENSCYLQDLLVAPETRGTGVGRQLIEFVYTTARADGCNKVHWLTHESNATAIQLYERIAERPGFIQFRKAI, encoded by the coding sequence ATGAGTCAGATCGAAATCCGTCAGGTCAGCGCCGACGACCAGGCTGCCTGGCTGCCGCTGTGGCAAGCCTACCTGCGCTTCTATAAAACCGAATTGCCGCAGACCGTCACCCAAAACACCTGGCAGCGCATGCTCGATCCGAACGAACCCACCCACGCCGCCCTCGCCTGGGCCGATGGCAAAGCGGTGGGCATAGTGCATTTCATCTACCATCGTTCGAACTGGGCCATCGAAAACTCCTGTTACCTGCAAGACTTGCTGGTAGCTCCAGAAACCCGCGGCACCGGTGTCGGCCGCCAGCTGATCGAATTCGTCTATACCACAGCCAGGGCCGACGGCTGTAACAAGGTCCATTGGTTGACCCACGAAAGCAACGCGACCGCGATCCAACTCTACGAGCGCATCGCCGAACGCCCCGGTTTTATTCAGTTTCGCAAAGCCATTTAA
- a CDS encoding GNAT family N-acetyltransferase produces the protein MSTSLADWKGVPAPTVQLIEGRFIRLERLDPARHSEGLFKALQGPGADPKLWDYLPYGPFPERSVFNDWLNNHAAQSDPYFFAVIDRASGDVQGILSLMSIVPAQGRIEIGHVTFGAPMQRSPKSTEAVYLLAKESFALGYRRLEWKCNNGNARSKYAAERLGFSFEGVFRQHMVVKGQNRDTAWYSILDSEWPAIGAGFEMWLSDENQTATGQVKGLVECRG, from the coding sequence ATGTCGACCTCACTCGCCGACTGGAAAGGCGTCCCGGCACCCACGGTTCAACTGATCGAGGGACGTTTCATCCGCCTCGAAAGACTCGACCCGGCGCGCCACAGCGAGGGTTTGTTCAAGGCCCTGCAAGGCCCGGGCGCTGACCCCAAGCTGTGGGATTATTTACCCTACGGCCCTTTCCCGGAGCGCAGCGTGTTCAACGATTGGTTGAACAACCATGCAGCCCAAAGCGATCCGTATTTCTTTGCCGTGATTGACCGTGCGAGCGGCGACGTACAAGGGATCCTCAGCCTGATGTCGATCGTCCCGGCTCAGGGCCGCATCGAAATTGGCCACGTCACCTTCGGCGCGCCGATGCAGCGCTCGCCGAAAAGCACTGAAGCGGTTTACCTGCTGGCAAAGGAATCCTTCGCACTGGGCTATCGTCGTCTGGAGTGGAAATGCAACAACGGCAACGCCCGTTCCAAATACGCAGCCGAACGTTTGGGTTTCAGTTTTGAAGGGGTGTTTCGTCAGCACATGGTAGTCAAGGGACAGAACCGCGATACCGCGTGGTATTCGATTCTGGATTCGGAATGGCCTGCGATTGGCGCTGGGTTCGAAATGTGGTTGAGCGATGAAAATCAGACAGCGACTGGACAGGTGAAAGGGTTGGTTGAGTGTCGGGGGTAA
- a CDS encoding autotransporter domain-containing protein gives MPAQHPYKAKQIALAIALALGHAEFSNAQPPSLTEAFPTLEAPVLSEPQPDAEPFARLAAFLNADTTFARLIHEPEDSFTGTADNELVGLIEGGSVKGLIDGGGGNNLIQLRSPAGGVLGETRNFNGLYVTEGAWTLTGKGDFKEGILVEGGDLTNEGAIEGGAVTTANLLNKGSIKGDVHVTKTGTFAGAGSVGELYVAGRLNVDRLHGAPRIERELILGETAVLAYEVTPDGHGETIKVAGTANLGDSTLKIVAVPGEYSQNRQYTVIEANEIVGRFGTIENSLAFMTPEVKYEKKTVELTYARNDVSIESVALTDNGRELGRSIEEPTDLSTSAPQTADAASTPTTVDPVSAPSTSPATTSRAVPRATVATSAAVVALLDADKKTASSAIEQLAGGSIPNLAKLTLNSDAPVSATMLAAMRQLDGAASFGSRKKAPRLAAGSETGGRVWFQALGHGGKLDRDVDNLKHSTRGLVMGTDWAVDEEWRIGLIGGKSQTRMDSRELDGDLDSWHVGAYALRQSGPMSLRLGATHSNHDGSTKRRVAFKGFSDRLEGQYDSSTQQAFAEVGYNLGRENVSIEPFAGLGYQRYHRDAYTEKGGSAALKVDAQEQNNLNSTFGLRLAKINSLDNGMQLTPRFSASWKHTFGEIATQNRQRLITAGRKFTVSGAPLDRDSLMVEAGLELGLSARHTLGVGVTGEMASDSRNHGATAQWRMTF, from the coding sequence ATGCCCGCTCAACACCCCTACAAAGCCAAACAGATTGCCTTGGCGATTGCCCTGGCCCTTGGTCATGCAGAGTTCTCGAACGCCCAACCACCTTCCCTTACGGAGGCCTTTCCCACTCTGGAAGCACCGGTGCTGTCCGAGCCCCAGCCGGATGCAGAGCCCTTCGCACGACTTGCCGCTTTTCTCAACGCTGACACCACCTTTGCCCGCTTGATCCACGAGCCAGAGGACAGCTTTACGGGTACCGCTGACAACGAGCTCGTTGGCCTGATAGAAGGAGGTAGTGTGAAGGGCCTGATTGATGGTGGTGGTGGCAATAACCTCATCCAGCTTCGTTCCCCTGCGGGAGGTGTGCTGGGAGAAACTCGTAACTTCAACGGTTTATATGTAACCGAAGGCGCCTGGACGCTGACAGGTAAGGGAGATTTCAAAGAAGGCATCCTGGTGGAAGGAGGAGATCTGACCAATGAGGGAGCAATCGAAGGTGGCGCCGTTACGACCGCAAACCTCTTAAACAAAGGCAGCATAAAGGGCGATGTCCATGTCACGAAGACCGGCACCTTTGCGGGTGCAGGCAGTGTTGGCGAGCTGTATGTCGCTGGTCGCCTGAACGTCGATCGTTTGCATGGCGCGCCAAGGATTGAACGCGAACTGATCCTGGGAGAAACCGCCGTGCTTGCCTACGAGGTAACTCCCGACGGCCATGGCGAAACGATCAAAGTCGCAGGCACTGCCAATCTTGGCGATTCAACCCTGAAGATCGTCGCGGTGCCGGGGGAGTACTCGCAAAACAGGCAGTACACCGTGATTGAAGCCAACGAGATAGTCGGTCGATTCGGCACCATCGAAAACAGTCTTGCCTTCATGACACCAGAGGTGAAATACGAGAAAAAAACGGTCGAGCTGACTTACGCACGCAATGATGTTTCTATCGAGAGCGTCGCACTCACAGATAACGGGCGTGAGCTCGGCCGCAGCATTGAAGAGCCCACGGATCTATCTACGTCTGCGCCGCAAACTGCGGATGCCGCTTCGACGCCCACCACTGTCGACCCCGTCTCGGCACCTTCGACCTCACCCGCCACGACAAGTCGTGCCGTCCCCAGGGCTACCGTTGCGACGAGCGCCGCAGTCGTGGCCCTGCTCGATGCCGATAAAAAAACTGCGTCTTCCGCCATCGAACAACTCGCCGGAGGCAGCATCCCAAACCTCGCAAAACTGACGTTGAACAGCGATGCGCCAGTCAGCGCGACAATGCTCGCGGCCATGCGCCAACTCGATGGTGCCGCCAGTTTTGGCAGTCGAAAAAAAGCACCACGACTGGCCGCTGGCAGCGAAACCGGTGGTCGAGTCTGGTTCCAGGCATTGGGCCATGGCGGGAAACTGGATCGCGACGTCGATAACTTGAAACACTCCACCCGCGGCCTGGTCATGGGTACGGATTGGGCGGTGGACGAGGAGTGGCGCATTGGCCTGATCGGTGGCAAATCCCAAACACGCATGGACAGTCGCGAGCTCGACGGTGATCTCGATAGCTGGCATGTGGGCGCCTATGCATTGCGCCAAAGTGGCCCGATGTCTCTGCGCCTCGGCGCGACCCACAGCAACCACGACGGCAGCACAAAACGCCGGGTAGCCTTCAAGGGCTTCAGTGACCGCCTCGAAGGCCAATACGATTCCAGTACTCAGCAGGCGTTTGCAGAAGTGGGCTACAACCTCGGCCGGGAGAATGTCAGCATCGAGCCCTTCGCAGGTCTTGGTTACCAACGCTATCACCGCGATGCCTACACGGAAAAAGGCGGCTCAGCTGCGTTGAAGGTCGATGCTCAGGAACAGAACAATCTCAACAGCACGTTCGGTTTGCGGCTGGCGAAGATCAACAGCCTGGATAACGGCATGCAACTGACGCCACGTTTCAGTGCCAGCTGGAAACACACGTTTGGAGAGATCGCCACGCAAAACCGCCAACGTCTGATCACCGCTGGCCGCAAATTTACCGTTTCCGGCGCACCGCTGGATCGAGACAGTCTGATGGTGGAAGCAGGTCTGGAGCTGGGACTTTCGGCGCGACATACGCTAGGCGTTGGGGTAACCGGCGAGATGGCTTCCGACAGCCGAAACCATGGCGCAACGGCTCAGTGGCGGATGACTTTTTAA
- the oadA gene encoding sodium-extruding oxaloacetate decarboxylase subunit alpha, with product MSKQIHVTDTILRDAHQSLLATRMRTEDMLPICDKLDKVGYWSLECWGGATFDACVRFLKEDPWERLRQLRAALPNTRLQMLLRGQNLLGYRHYSDDVVKAFVAKAAVNGIDVFRIFDAMNDVRNLRVAIEAVKASGKHAQGTIAYTTSPVHTIEAFVNQAKQMEAMGCDSVAIKDMAGLLTPYATGELVKALKSEQSLPVFIHSHDTAGLAAMCQMKAIENGADHIDTAISSFAWGTSHPGTESMVAALKGSEFDTGLNLELLQEIGLYFYAVRKKYHQFESEFTAVDTRVQVNQVPGGMISNLANQLKEQGALNRMSEVLAEIPRVREDLGFPPLVTPTSQIVGTQAFFNVLAGERYKTITNEVKLYLQGGYGKAPGTVNEQLRRQAIGSEEVIDVRPADLLKPEMAKLRADIGALAKSEEDVLTFAMFPDIGRKFLEERAAGTLTPEVLLPIPEAGKVASAGGEGVPTEFVIDVHGETYRVDITGVGVKAEGKRHFYLSIDGMPEEVVFEPLNEFVGGGGSKRKQATTPGHVSTTMPGNIVDVLVKEGDTVKAGQAVLITEAMKMETEVQAAIAGKVTAIHVAKGDRVNPGEILIEIEG from the coding sequence ATGAGCAAGCAAATCCACGTTACCGACACGATCCTGCGCGACGCCCACCAATCGCTGCTCGCGACCCGCATGCGCACCGAAGACATGCTGCCGATCTGCGACAAGCTCGACAAAGTCGGCTACTGGTCGCTGGAATGCTGGGGCGGCGCGACCTTCGACGCCTGCGTACGTTTTCTGAAAGAAGACCCGTGGGAGCGTCTGCGCCAGCTGCGCGCGGCGCTGCCTAACACCCGCCTGCAAATGCTGCTGCGCGGCCAGAACCTGCTGGGCTACCGCCACTACAGCGACGACGTGGTCAAGGCTTTCGTCGCCAAGGCCGCAGTCAATGGCATCGACGTGTTCCGTATCTTCGACGCCATGAACGACGTGCGTAACCTGCGTGTTGCCATCGAAGCCGTGAAAGCCTCCGGCAAACACGCCCAGGGCACCATCGCCTACACCACCAGTCCGGTGCACACCATCGAGGCCTTCGTAAACCAGGCCAAGCAAATGGAAGCCATGGGTTGCGACTCGGTGGCGATCAAGGACATGGCCGGCCTGCTGACCCCGTACGCCACCGGCGAGTTGGTCAAGGCTCTTAAAAGCGAGCAATCGCTGCCCGTATTCATCCACTCCCACGACACCGCTGGCCTGGCCGCAATGTGCCAGATGAAAGCGATCGAAAACGGTGCCGATCACATCGATACCGCGATCTCCAGCTTCGCCTGGGGCACCAGCCACCCGGGCACCGAGTCGATGGTCGCCGCACTCAAAGGCAGCGAGTTCGACACCGGCCTGAACCTGGAGCTGCTGCAGGAGATCGGCCTGTACTTCTACGCCGTGCGCAAGAAGTACCACCAGTTCGAAAGCGAATTCACCGCGGTTGATACCCGCGTTCAGGTCAACCAGGTTCCGGGCGGGATGATTTCCAACCTGGCCAACCAGTTGAAAGAGCAGGGCGCTCTGAATCGCATGAGCGAAGTGCTCGCGGAAATCCCTCGCGTTCGGGAAGACCTCGGTTTCCCGCCGCTGGTGACCCCGACTTCGCAGATCGTTGGCACCCAGGCGTTCTTCAACGTATTGGCCGGCGAGCGCTACAAGACCATCACCAACGAAGTGAAGCTCTACCTGCAAGGCGGCTACGGTAAAGCGCCGGGCACCGTGAACGAACAACTGCGTCGCCAAGCCATCGGCAGCGAAGAAGTGATCGACGTTCGTCCGGCAGACCTGCTCAAGCCAGAAATGGCCAAGCTGCGTGCCGACATCGGCGCTCTGGCCAAGTCCGAAGAAGACGTGTTGACCTTCGCCATGTTCCCGGACATCGGTCGCAAGTTCCTCGAAGAGCGCGCTGCTGGAACCTTGACACCTGAAGTGCTGCTGCCGATTCCGGAAGCAGGCAAGGTGGCTTCGGCGGGCGGCGAAGGTGTACCGACCGAGTTCGTCATCGACGTTCACGGCGAAACCTACCGCGTCGACATCACCGGTGTGGGCGTCAAGGCCGAAGGCAAGCGTCACTTCTACCTGTCCATCGACGGCATGCCGGAAGAAGTGGTGTTCGAGCCGCTCAACGAATTCGTCGGTGGTGGTGGCAGCAAGCGCAAGCAAGCAACTACGCCGGGCCACGTCAGCACCACCATGCCGGGCAACATCGTTGATGTGCTGGTCAAGGAAGGCGATACCGTCAAGGCTGGCCAGGCCGTGCTGATCACTGAAGCGATGAAGATGGAAACTGAAGTCCAGGCCGCCATCGCCGGTAAAGTTACCGCCATTCATGTGGCCAAGGGCGACCGGGTGAATCCGGGCGAGATCCTGATCGAGATCGAAGGCTGA